A stretch of the Lactuca sativa cultivar Salinas chromosome 9, Lsat_Salinas_v11, whole genome shotgun sequence genome encodes the following:
- the LOC111903058 gene encoding protein phosphatase inhibitor 2, whose protein sequence is MSRRRGFRWDEANLGEIEANKHVRQKITEPKTPYHPMMHDTDGSLSPIGGSDSFLEGDDNINIRLNADAIRSALNEMASSSSNSKSHSGWTSSDDEDEADVMDHDLDDEGGKSARSFREKRKSHYDEYRKVKELQKKESMKKDDEKQSTLSDELILYIRMQFTYEIREGRRKRVLSAAGSLDAAGDCDLDCDEDTNSSVFPLRVVTRGIYGILLPVGGELGCLQGILGPCASLEKKGALCSDISIGQGGTITWKG, encoded by the exons ATGAG CCGTAGGAGAGGTTTTAGATGGGATGAAGCCAACCTTGGTGAAATTGAAGCAAATAAACATGTAAGACAAAAAATCACAGAACCCAAAACTCCATATCATCCTATGATGCATGATACTGATG GATCTTTATCTCCTATTGGGGGCTCTGATAGTTTCCTTGAAGGAGATGATAACATCAACATCAGACTGAATGCTGATGCAATTCGTTCAGCACTGAATGAGATGGCATCTTCTAGTAGCAACAGTAAATCCCATTCTGGATGGACATCttcagatgatgaagatgaagcaGATGTCATGGATCATGATCTAG ATGATGAAGGTGGGAAGAGTGCAAGAAGCTTTAGGGAGAAAAGAAAGTCGCACTATGATGAATATCGCAAAGTGAAAGAGTTACAGAAGAAGGAATCAAtgaaaaaggatgatgaaaagcaATCCACT TTATCTGATGAGCTTATTCTGTACATCAGAATGCAATTCACATATGAAATTCGAGAGGGTAGGAGAAAACGGGTTCTCTCGGCTGCAGGGAGTTTGGATGCTGCGGGAGATTGTGATCTTGATTGTGATGAAGATACTAACAGCTCTGTGTTTCCCTTACGTGTTGTCACGAGgggtatttatggtattttgtTACCTGTTGGTGGTGAACTCGGGTGTTTACAG GGGATTCTTGGTCCATGTGCATCACTTGAGAAG AAAGGTGCTTTATGTTCTGATATTAGTATTGGTCAAGGGGGTACTATTACATGGAAG GGTTGA
- the LOC111903057 gene encoding uncharacterized protein LOC111903057, which translates to MGTPEKPVQVKVFVDKKKKKVIFAEAAEDFVDLLFSFFTFPLGTIAKLSRKHADSKDVKVGSLTSLYESVVSLNEKHFSCYKDWLVNPRNSSASVCQKLKINPDDMKPIASNVAGCQDYYPVIVRSMANFIITDDLTVLPVMFDTSIKLLKSHGIENINLLEERTMYFGVEEFLNLLKWSLLTNNTLTNLVFEGAS; encoded by the exons ATGGGAACCCCTGAAAAACCAGTTCAAGTGAAAGTATTTGTtgacaaaaagaagaaaaaggtgATCTTTGCAGAAGCAGCAGAAGACTTTGTGGACTTACTCTTTAGTTTTTTCACTTTTCCCCTGGGAACAATTGCAAAGCTCTCAAGAAAGCATGCGGACTCAAAGGATGTTAAAGTTGGAAGCTTGACTTCTCTTTATGAAAGTGTTGTGAGTTTAAATGAAAAACATTTCTCTTGTTACAAGGATTGGTTAGTTAATCCAAGAAATTCATCTGCTTCTGTTTGCCAGAAGCTTAAAATAAATCCAGATGACATGAAGCCCATTGCCTCTAATGTCGCTGGTTGTCAGGATTATTATCCGGTGATCGTAAGAAGCATGGCTAATTTCATCATTACTGATGACCTCACTGTTTTACCTGTCATGTTTGATACAAGTATAAAACTTCTTAAGTCTCATGGTATTGAAAACATTAATTTGCTAGAAGAGAGAACAATGTATTTTGGTGTGGAAGAG TTCCTTAATCTACTCAAGTGGTCATTGTTGACGAATAATACTTTGACAAATCTGGTGTTTGAGGGAG CTTCCTAA